A single window of Candidatus Goldiibacteriota bacterium DNA harbors:
- the hydG gene encoding [FeFe] hydrogenase H-cluster radical SAM maturase HydG: MYNPKSKDANEFIDNNEVMESLEEAKKLVKDSGCISQILEKAETCKGLTHREAAVLLEVDDDETLEKMYKSAKKIKEKIYGNRIVLFAPLYLSNYCVNNCKYCGYKCTNKIDRLQLSQQQLREEIIALEGMGHKRLLLEVGEDDEKCPIDYVLECIKTIYAEKFENGSIRRVNVDIAATTAENYRKLKDVGIGTYLLFQETYHKPTYLDMHKGPKQNYEWHTEAMDRAMIEGGIDDAGIGVLYGLYDYHYDTVALIMHAEHMEAAAGVGPHTISFPRLLPAEGIDYNSFPYLVKDRDFKKLVAVTRLAVPYTGMILTTRESAEFRKELLDVGFSQMSAGSIVGVGGYAKRVKEERNNEKPQFDVADHRKPIDVIKSLVRDGYVPSYCTACYREGRTGDRFMPLAKSGQIGNFCLPNALLTFEEYLKDYADEELRVMGKELIDREIQNIPDARRRKKALYYLERIRKGDRDLRF, from the coding sequence ATGTATAATCCAAAATCAAAAGACGCAAATGAATTTATTGATAACAATGAAGTTATGGAATCTCTTGAAGAGGCAAAAAAACTGGTTAAGGACAGCGGATGTATCAGTCAGATTCTTGAAAAAGCCGAAACCTGCAAAGGGTTAACGCACAGGGAAGCCGCCGTTCTGCTTGAAGTTGACGATGATGAAACCCTTGAAAAAATGTATAAGTCCGCGAAGAAAATAAAAGAAAAAATATACGGCAACAGGATAGTTTTGTTTGCGCCCCTTTATCTTTCCAATTATTGCGTGAATAACTGTAAATACTGCGGCTATAAATGTACCAACAAGATAGACAGGCTTCAGCTGTCGCAGCAGCAGCTAAGGGAAGAAATTATAGCGCTGGAAGGAATGGGGCATAAGCGGCTTTTATTGGAAGTGGGTGAGGATGATGAAAAATGCCCGATAGATTATGTGCTTGAATGTATTAAGACAATTTACGCCGAAAAATTTGAAAATGGCTCTATCAGAAGGGTTAATGTGGATATTGCCGCGACAACTGCTGAAAATTACAGAAAATTAAAGGATGTGGGAATAGGGACATATCTTCTTTTTCAGGAAACCTATCACAAACCGACATATCTTGACATGCATAAAGGCCCCAAGCAGAATTATGAATGGCACACGGAAGCAATGGACAGGGCTATGATAGAAGGCGGAATAGATGACGCCGGAATCGGCGTGCTTTATGGTTTATATGACTACCATTATGATACGGTTGCTTTAATAATGCATGCCGAACATATGGAAGCCGCGGCCGGGGTCGGTCCGCATACAATATCTTTTCCGCGTTTATTGCCCGCGGAAGGTATTGATTACAACAGTTTTCCATATCTTGTAAAAGACAGAGATTTTAAGAAATTAGTGGCGGTAACCCGCCTGGCAGTGCCTTATACGGGTATGATACTTACCACCAGAGAAAGCGCGGAATTTCGTAAGGAACTTCTGGATGTGGGATTCTCTCAGATGAGCGCGGGTTCAATAGTCGGGGTGGGTGGATATGCAAAGCGTGTTAAGGAAGAGCGCAACAATGAAAAGCCGCAGTTTGATGTTGCTGACCACAGAAAACCAATTGATGTTATTAAAAGCCTTGTACGTGACGGGTATGTTCCAAGTTACTGCACGGCGTGTTACCGCGAGGGGCGCACGGGCGACCGCTTCATGCCGCTTGCAAAATCAGGGCAGATTGGGAATTTCTGCCTGCCAAACGCGCTTTTAACTTTTGAAGAGTATTTAAAAGACTACGCCGATGAAGAACTTAGGGTAATGGGAAAAGAGCTTATAGACAGGGAAATACAGAACATTCCGGACGCCAGAAGGCGGAAAAAGGCGCTTTATTACCTTGAACGCATCCGCAAAGGCGACAGGGATTTG
- a CDS encoding GGDEF domain-containing protein codes for MGDEENIKKTDEIREELELLKKENEDLKLLYDTIVKHATTLENDLEKKLREITVMSVTDSLTNIFNRRKFTDSLLLEVSNGLKNGTPLALIIFDIDNFKQINDKYGHDYGDFVLVTSVSIIKKVLLKNSIFARWGGDEFTILLPGTNAAQAVKIAEAAREELHTHYLNIHREVSCSFGVTELLGTDNVKSFIVRADNALYDAKNNGRNSVKCFT; via the coding sequence GTGGGTGATGAAGAAAACATAAAAAAAACGGATGAAATACGGGAAGAACTGGAGTTATTAAAAAAAGAGAATGAAGACCTTAAGCTTCTGTATGATACTATTGTCAAACATGCCACAACTCTTGAAAATGACCTTGAAAAAAAGCTGCGCGAGATAACGGTTATGTCGGTAACTGATTCGCTTACAAATATATTTAACCGCAGAAAGTTCACGGACAGCCTTCTTCTTGAAGTTTCAAATGGCCTTAAAAATGGTACGCCTTTGGCGTTGATTATATTTGATATAGATAACTTTAAGCAGATAAATGATAAATACGGCCACGATTACGGGGACTTTGTACTTGTTACGTCTGTAAGTATAATAAAAAAAGTCCTTTTAAAGAACTCGATTTTTGCCAGGTGGGGCGGCGATGAATTTACAATTCTGCTGCCGGGAACCAATGCCGCGCAGGCTGTAAAAATAGCGGAAGCTGCCAGGGAAGAACTCCACACTCACTACCTTAATATTCACAGGGAAGTGTCGTGCAGTTTTGGCGTGACGGAACTGCTTGGCACTGATAATGTAAAAAGCTTTATTGTAAGGGCGGATAACGCACTGTATGACGCCAAGAATAACGGCCGCAACAGCGTAAAGTGCTTTACCTAA
- a CDS encoding iron-only hydrogenase system regulator, producing MDTRIAVVSIIVEEPAVSEELNAIIHDYRDYVIGRMGIPYRKQNISVISLVMDAPNDIISAFSGKVGMLKGVAAKTAYSRVIKNNN from the coding sequence GTGGATACAAGGATTGCTGTGGTTAGCATAATAGTTGAAGAACCTGCTGTTTCTGAAGAACTTAATGCGATAATACATGATTATAGGGATTATGTAATAGGCAGAATGGGAATACCTTACCGTAAGCAGAATATTTCAGTAATAAGTCTTGTTATGGATGCTCCAAATGACATTATAAGCGCTTTTTCCGGAAAAGTGGGCATGCTTAAAGGTGTAGCCGCAAAAACCGCTTATTCAAGAGTTATTAAAAACAATAATTAA